A segment of the Corylus avellana chromosome ca2, CavTom2PMs-1.0 genome:
GTTACACAAATTTAAAGTACGATGAGGTATATGCACAAAAATACAGCTTAGTAAAGTACCTTTAGCACATAAACATTGGCAGCACCTTCTAGACCATGACGGATACCAACTTGTGGACTACCATGGTTACTAGCGTTTGTTGCCCTCATATATCAACCaataaacacaaacaaatgTCAACTACGTACATATTATTGAATAGACAATCATAAATAATGTTACAATTACAACTTATTCAATTAACCTTCTGTGGTCCCCTCTTTCTTTGTATATGTTTAGTCATTGTACTCTTCCTCGAACCAACGGTTTGTGCCTATCAAGTAAGtgaaactaaaaattaaaagcaataaataaaaacacaattatgACAAGtatagaattaaaaatttattagaaacAAATACATAAAGTAAAGACCGTAAACTCCTATATAAATAACTTACACTTGATGCAGGTGTGGTAGGTCCTTAATAACTGGATGCCCCACTCCTTTTGCTTGGACATGCCATTTTGTTATGTCCCATAACCTTACACTTAGAGCATCTCATCCTTGTTCCAAATTTTCTCATTCTATATGAATTTTTTGGATCTCTACTCTCATCTAGACCCCTCTTTCTTTGCTTCTTAGGTCTACCCGGCTGCACTCTTGAGCTAGGGGATTCCAAATGGTCATGTTGTGTCTTGATCCACTGTTCCTCACTAGGCATTGGGTAGATAATATTGGCATATGCCTTCTTGTACCTCTCTATTGTATAACACTCATCCACATAATCCTCAGGATCCCCGCAATCATATAGTATAGCACAAAATGCATGAGGACATAGGATACCGGTAATTTTCCATTGCCTACAACCACATAACTTCCTTCTCAAGTCCACCACAAATTGTTTCCCAATCGGACAAGTAACCTCAAACATGTTTTCCCCAGCATAAACTGCAACACAATCTGATGCAGCTATCCCAATTTCTTCCAGTTTCGTGACTATCCTAGGACATAACTTTCCGATCAATTTCTCAATGCCCTCTCTTTTAGCATGATACCTTCTCATTAGTTTTTTCCTTATCATCTCAAGCATTGTCAGTATGGGTTTGTCATGGGCTTTAAGAATATAGGAATTGAAACACCCACAAATGTTGTTAGCAAGGAGGTCACACTTAGAATACTCACAAAACCATGCTCTTGACCAGCAACTAGGGTCCACCTTGTTCAAGTACTCGTAGGCATCTTTGTTCATTCGCTCCAACTCCTCCATATAGGCAGTAAACTCTCATTTAGTGTAAGCAGATGttgcaccccatagcatatccatCAATGCTATTCCTTTATGCTCTTCATTTTTAAAGTTGGCATAGAGATGCCTAACAAAAAACTAGTGGTCTATCGTTGGAAGCACTTCATTCAATGCAGGTATAAGGccctacaaaaataaaacatatgagaCAATATAGTTAGAATGAGgcaaaacattttattttttaaaaataaaaaataaaaaagattaagaaataataaggTAATAATTCTTACCTTCTTTCGGTCAGAAATAAATGTAAGCCTAACATGCCGATCATGTGTCCCAAGATCTGAGACAAGGGTTTCCAAGAATCAAATCCAACTGCCTTTCATCTTAGCTTCAACAACAGCAAATGCAATagggtacatgttgttgttgtCATCCCTACTCACAGCAGCCAAGAGTTGACCCTTAAATGGACCTTTAAGGAAGCATCCATCCACCCCTATTATAGGCCTACAACCCTCTATAAATCATTTCTTCATTGTATCTAGAGAAAGGTATAATCTTTGAAACTTATGAGGCAAATTAGGGTTTGGTCTCTCAACCTTCATCTTCATACAAGTACCCTTATTGGTTTTTCTCAAGATCTCACAGAAGTCCCACAACCTATCATATTGATCCTCCAAtttaccataattttttttcccagcttTTCTCCTAGCCCGATACAGTATGCTCGGAGTCACATCAACCCTCCAATTTTCCTTCACCTCATGTTGTATCACTTTCAAAGGCATGTTTGGTTGAACCTTAAACTTCTTAATCAGTTGATTTGCTATCCAAGTGGAGTTAACTATTGAACTCTTGCATTTCCTGCCACAAACATGTTTGGGTTGCATAGACCTAATTTGGATGGACACTTCATCCTCCATTTGTTGGGCATACACTCGGTATTGACACTTATCATCTCTACACACAGCTATACACttcattctttcatttttttttttgaaatagatgtCCTTCCCCCTCTTAACATTCTATTCTTTTACAGCCTCCCTAAACTGTTGTATGTTTGAAAATCTCATTTTAAGCTTCAAAGTTGGATCCTTTAGGTCCACGGCATGGAAGTCACAATTGGTAGGGAGAGATGTTGCTTCATCTTTTTCATCACTAGGTATAGGTGACACTAATATGTCACTTCTACCCATATCTGAGTTAGTGTCATCATCCTCCTCATCATCTtcaaaaaaaagcatttttttcgACACTTTGTACCTTATGACTTCCATCAATATGTTTCTCCTCCTCATCCTCAACCTCATCTGCATTCTCATCCTTATCCTCAACCTCAACCTCAACCTCAACCTCAACCTCATCCTCACCATCCCTACTAGCACCAGCACCATTACCATCTTTAAAGTGTATCCTATCCCTATTAATAGTCCCTTTGGATGGACCAACCCCATCGTCACCATCATCCACATCAACATCAAATAGATCATCATTGTCACTAAGTTTATCTGCCCACCAGGGGTCATTCAAATAGATCCTACATTCACCATTATCATCGTCATCATCGTCACAATAATCGTCATCACCCTCACCACCTTCCCTCTCTACAAAAGATTGTACATATAAATGCACAATGTAATGACCAGTATGACAAGTAGCCATGTACATAACATCATGGTCAGATGTTATCAAGTACAACCCATCATCTAAACCCTTTTCAGGGTGTTTAAAATACATCAAGTCTCCTGAGCTATATCCATACTCTTTTAACATATCTTTCAACTCAAAATAAGACAATTTGTCAGGGTCATAACTCTCGTGGTGGACTGCAACCTCACCCCCCACATAAACACGCCCAAAGTGCCAATCGAACTTACCCCGGTACCGCACCTCAAACACCAAATTGGAAGTACCCATCCTACAAGTGGATAAGTAAAATGCAGCATTTAATCAGATACAAAATATTTAGGaagacattttatatgtttCAGTTAATCCCCATTATCTCTTATTCCTAAACAAATGAACAATTATGTGCTTAACTTTAGTAAATAAACCATATATACTTaactttaaatttaattataacttaACTAAAACCCTAACTCAATAATTAATCCAAACGTGTTACACATTAACAATTCCCAAAACATTTAATCAAAAGTAACACACACATCTACAcaattttccctaatttttaatCAAAAGTAACGCACACATCTACACTATTTTTCCCAATATTTAATCAAAAGTAACACACACCTGTACAGTTTGTAGGGAAAAGTTACAACAAAGTCATATGAGACCACTAAAATGAAATTGCAACTCACGTGCACCCAACGTTACCCaaacaattaaatatcatgTGGAAGCAAAATGGCCCCACCTAAGGTTTTGTCTTTTACCAAACAACGACCCAACAGAAAATTTTAATGCACATAAAGGAACAATCCACAAAAAATGAGCCAAATACCATGTGCTCTCAAAATCCACTAAACAAatccacaaacaaacaaacatttacCCAAATCCCAATTTCATAAAAACAATCGGTTTACCCAAACAAGATAGGAAAAGGAACATtgctttttgagaaaaaaaaaaaaaaaaaaccacatgcACCCAATGTTacccaaataattaaatatcatgtGGAAGCAAAATGGCGCTACCTAGGGTTTTGTCTTTTACCAAACAACGacccaacaaaaaattttattgcacATAAAGGAACAATCCACAAAAAATGAGCCAAATACCATGTACTCTCACAATCCACTAAACAAatccacaaacaaacaaacatttacCAAAATcccaattttacaaaaacaatcGGTTTACCCAAACAAGAAAGGATAAGGAACATTGCTTTCGGGGAAAAAACAAACTTAAAGAAGACATTGATTACCTCGTTTGGGTATTCCGAAGATGACCAAGACGGAATCAACCGTGTAGAAGATTCTAGACCACTTCGTTTGATACGGCACTACAGCTGTGTAAAGTGATTTGTGTGGGGTTGGGGGGAAAGCGACGGGGTAGGGTTTTGTTCTtatgttttttgtcttttttttttttaacacgtaGAGGATATGCGTGCGGTTGGGGGGAAAGCGACGGGGTAGGgctttttttcttatgtttttttgtgttttttttttctttaacacgTGGAGGATATGTGTGGGTTTTTCATACCGCGTGGGGTTGAGGGAATTACAGGAATAATTTTCAGCGGGGTTGCACGTGCAGCGCACGTGTTGCAGATTCCGTACAAAATAACagacaattttaacaaaatggcaaaattgcaaaaaaattaaagtttggggggggggggtgtgtaaattgaaaaaattaaaacattggaggTAAAATCAACCTAGGTGTACAACTTCAGggggagtaaagtgtatttttcccataGTTTTAAGTTAAGaatgttttttataaaaatgctAAACAAATTGTGTAATTTGTAAACGACACCGAAATCAAGTTAATGGTCACCTCATCTTTTTCCCGTTTTCCTAGCTAATTTTTGCTCTATTGATCGAAGAATATAGAACCCATATTGATATTCTTCAATGCAAATATGAAAATAACCGATCTGGTACTTGTGATGACTAATTTCTTACCTAGCTAGTGGATTGATGTGATCTGTTTGTATTTGGACTCATTAGCTGACGCACTTTCAATAATTAATCTACTTTGTTGATCTAGTCGTGCTTCTCACGTCTTGCGTGAGTGATATTTCTACTCGCAAAATGTTAATGGCTTGGACAAAGTGATACTTTCCCCCCGGGCCCcaaattctctttttctccCTTGTCAGAAAAAACACACTCACACAGAGtactaaaaaaattcataattaagATCAAAAAGCAGTCATACTTTCATCagccaaaatctttttttttttcaataaaaaaccGGAAAAGTCACTAAATTTAAGAANNNNNNNNNNNNNNNNNNNNGCTAATTTTTGCTCTATTGATCGAAGAATATAGAACCCATATTGATATTCTTCAATGCAAATATGAAAATAACCGATCTGGTACTTGTGATGACTAATTTCTTACCTAGCTAGTGGATTGATGTGATCTGTTTGTATTTGGACTCATTAGCTGACCCACTTTCAATAATTAATCTACTTTGTTGATCTAGTCGTGATTCTCACATCTTGCGTGAGTGATATTTCTACCTAATTTTCCCAATCTTGCAAAATGTTAATGGCTTGGACAAAGTGATACCTTCCCCCCGGGCCCcaaattctctttttctccCTTGTCAGAAaaaacacactcacacacagtactaaaaaaattcataattaagATCAAAAAGCAGTCATACTTTCATAagccaaaatcttttttttttttttttgaataaaaaaccGGAAAAGTcactaaatttaagaaaaagtgAGGCAGTAAAACAccgaaaaaggaaagagaaatgaCCCCCCCAAGAAATGCTACTCATGCTCCAATGACCTCACTCCCGTATTTATTCGGGCTGATTTTCAaagtcatttttatcttttatatatatatatatatatatatatatatatggaaaaggaaaaaaactttACATGTGGATTCTGTGACTCTGTGAGGTGGAGGAACAAGCGCTGGAGTACAGATAAAATTCTGAATTGCAAgatgtatatatgtttgtattgctacataattttgaattaatttacATGGTGTGCACGACACCCttatatacataaaatataaTAGCGAGAATAAAGGAATAATTGTAACATTAAAGAGGAAAATAACGATAAATAAATAACGGTTAACGTTTCCTTTCTTTGCATTGAGTGTGAATGTTTCCTTTGAGTCTTTGACTGCATTGAATGCCACATTACTTGCTTTCTTTTTGTCTTCCACATACTTTGAATCTAGACATGATTTGCTCATACGATAGAATGCAAACAGCTTATGAAGATTGGATTTCATTACACAATTAATTCCCTTAGCTATAGTTACCACCTTTTCCCCTTTCTCAGCATCAGTTATGGAAACCTTATGATGATGGTTAACAAGTAGAAGGCGTTGGCGCTGATGTGTTTACTGACGGTAAAACGGGTAAACTTCAAACCCAACCTTACAACTAGGAAACAGAACTATGCCCGCTTTCCCCCACACCAATCCGGTACACTCGCTATCGCTCTCTAAAGATAGCTATTGcatattaaattaatgtttattctaaaatttaagttgataggaagatgtaaatttaatcaatactttaatactttCACTCAAGTATGAGCTCAAACTAAAAAGTCGGAGGGAagatcttccctcctcccctttccCTGTAGCAGTGCTCGATGTCTTCTTCATGGTCTCCGTTCCTAGCGGGTGcgttttagatctagtttgtagatctagatctagatctaattCTTTCAAACTTAGATCTCTTCATCAGCCAAGGCGTGTCTTCTTGAGGATTTCTACGATGTTGTGCTCCTCAGCTGCTACTTGTgaggtttttttgtttttttgttttttgtttttcttttgattttttgtattctttttgtCCTAACCTTCGGGTCAAGAATGTGAATTGTCTCTTGACCTTAGGGCGGAGGAGGAGTAGATTGGTGTGGAGGTTTATCTCTAATGGtcggatttttagtttttttgttgttttggtttttgtttttttgtacgtatttgggctacccatgtcttagcTCTAGTCTTCTCGAAACAGATTTATTTCTTAATTGTGGTTGTACATGGGGCAATATGTACTTGTTTGTAAGAATTTATGATtgtatttatgactttgtaacctcgtaatattttgttatgatttttcagaaCTTTATGCTCTGTGTAGACTGtgtgtaagagttttatgctatCAATGAAATGATTTTCGTTCAAAAAAAAGTATAAGCTCAAACTCCCATTCAATAGTTTATGCAtgtatataaaactatatatgtcaacCGTAATCttctcaatttaattaaacgagttaagCCTTTCGACTATAAttcactaattttatattaaatttgtgtcaAATGTACCtatggttttaaaaattgtcagccctaatTTAAGTACTTTATTTACAGTAAATTCGATCAGTCTAGAAGACTTTATCgccagttttctttttttaccgACAAAGACCTGAAGTATTTTGTCCGTTTCAAATTCATAGAGCTTTTTTCCATGGTGTTCTTGCTCCCAACCCCAACTCAAATCAGAACATAGAGAGCCGCGCCATCCTAAATCACCAAGGTCTTATGATCACCGTAATGCATGCAAATAGGCTTTATTGTTTTTAGCGactacaaattgaaaaaaaataaaaaataaaaatcttatctGGTGAATTATACATATTGTATTGCAAGCTTATTACTCCGTTTAATGTTGGATCGGACTTTTGACAATCTCATCTAAAAATCAATTGGCATCAAGtgaataaagttaaaaaattttatgacatttaaaatcgcaCCCTGCAAGGCATAAGAGCCGTTTGCATTAGCAGAGTGCTTCTATTGCACCTCAACAAtcattccatcaacatgacgcTCCGCGACTAGTCAAACCCACGACCTTGACTTTGATACTATTTGTTGGAGCGAACTTTTGACTATCTCATATGAAAATTAATTGACGTCGAGTGAAAAAAGCCAAAGCCTTTGATTGGCATTCACCCCTATCATTCACGAAGTTCAAATTCTTTATTAATACTCATAATATCCGACTCACGGTTCAAGTATAATGACTTAATAAACATTTATTAATTCTCTTAAAGCCCTTACTATCCAGACCCGGATCATCTCTAGTTCAAAAGAACTGGAGAGGAACCGATTACTTATATTATGATGATAAAAtggaaatttcaatttttgtttgaaccattttatcctcatatatatagtttaagtAATTGGCTCATCTTCTATTCTTTTGAACTGGAGAGAATCCTAGTTCTTACTACCCACACTATCGAGGGTATAATTCAGTAATGGATGCTTCATTTATAGACAATGGTATTGATTTGCTTGTAGATTGATCCGACTCTTGCTCCATTAAAGGCTTTTGTCCCGTTCGACTATGAAGGAAATATGCTGGTTGTCGAGGAAGTGATGATGGCAAAGAAACGGATTGACTGTCAAGCATGAGAACTATGGATGCCATTGTGGGTCTTTCAGCTGGATCGTCCTGTATAGAGAGGACACCAATATGGAGACATCTGATGACTTGATCTCTTGAGTAAGAATTTCTCATATTTGGATCCAACACTTCCAATGGCGTTCCATCCGTCCAGTGTTTCCAGGCTTGCACCAATTGGACAAGTAATGTTACAATATTACATGGATGTGATGATGTTTGCATTAacataggaaaacaaaatcagaatATTTGGTTCATACTACTCACATAGCTCAAAAGGTCTCCGTCACCATCTGATTGATAGAAAGAATTAACTTTTTTGCCACTTACAATTTCAAGAATTAGGACACCAAAACTGTACGTGTCGGACTTTACAGAGAACTGTCCATGCAAAGCATATTCTGGAGCCATGTAACCACTGCAAACCGGCATCATGGATATGGCAATATTAATTGTAAGTCATGCTCACTTGCTTATGTAAACAATGCAATGcacataacatatttaattaacaaCATGAATCCACATATACATTCATGCTGCCATGAAGGTTAGAGTGGAAAGCATGCATCTCTAAAGTGAATTTCTAGTATATTAGAttgccttttttaaaaaaaccttttCCCCTTACTTGCAGTTAATTTGTcagtacaataaaaaaaaataattaacctaTATTAATTCTAAAACcatgtttttaattcttttaaaaaaaatcattttagttGCAAAAATGGGCAAGAATTAAAAACTTACTATGTGCCAACAACTCTACTGGTGTTTCCTTGAGTTTGATCAACTCCAAAAATCTTTACCataccaaaatctgaaatttttgcaTTCATATCTCCATCTAACAAAACGTTACTGGCTTTAAGATCACGATGTATAATTCTAAGTCgagaatcttcatgaagataaagaagccctCGAGCGATCCCTCCAATAATATTATAACGGCTTGACCAATCTAGTTGTCTTTGACGTGCAGGTTCTGTACATTCATCAAAACTCAATATTCAGGTTAGAATTTAGTGCCTTTTTCCGGGTTTTGAAGAATATATGGTAATTCTAGGAGAGAAAGCAGTAAAACAccgaaaaacaaaagagaaatggcCCCCCAAGAAATGCGACTCATGCTCCAATGAGCTCATTCCAGTATCTATTTATGGTAATTTTCAAAGTCATTTcgatccaaaataaaaaataaaaataaaaaaaattaggaaaaggaaaaagtttaCTGACCGGTAAAACGGGTAAACTTCAAACCTAACCTTACAACTACGAAAGAGAACTCTGCCCGCTTTCCCCCACACCAACCCGGCAAACTCGCTATCGCTCTCTAAAGATAGTTATTGCATATTAAATTACtgtttatttcaaaaatttaggtTGATAGgtagatgtaaatttaattatttaattaatactttaatacgTTCACTCAAGTATGAGCTCAAACTAAAAGGTCGGAGGGAAGATCTTCCCTCCTCCCTTTTCCCTGGTATTAGTGCTCAGTGTCTTCTTCGTGGTCTCTTCGGGTCACCGTTTCTAGTGAGTGTGTTTTAGAtatagtttgtagatctagataTAGTTCTTTCAAACTTAGATCTCTTCATCAGCCAAGGCGTATCTTCCTGAGAATGTCTACGATGTCGTGCTCCTTAACTGCTGcttgttgagatttttttttagtttttcttttgattttttttattctttttgtcttGGCCTTTTGGGTCGACGATGTGAATTGTCTCTTGACCTTAGGGTAGAGgaggagtagatcggtgtgTGGATTTATCTCTTATGgctgaatttttagttttttgttggtttgggttttttgttttttgtttttgtttttttttttttgtatttgggcAACTCATGTCCTCGATCTAGTCTTCTCGGAACAGATCTATTCCTTAATTGTAGTTGTACATGGGGCAACGGAAGcttgaagtcatagatatgtacttgattgtaagaatttatGGTTGTATTTGTGACTTTGTAACCTCGTAACATTTTGCTATAATTTTTCAGAGCTGGATGCTCTGTGttataagagttttaaactcttgatcttttatcaatgaaatctGTAgatttctgttaaaaaaaaaaaaaagtatgagctcaaactctctttcaatagtttatgcatgtatataaaactatatatgtcaatCATAATCTTCTCAATTTAATAGTTTATGCAtgtatataaaactatataggtcaactataattttctcaatttaattaaatgagttaagcCTTTCGATCATAAttcactaattttatattaaatttatgttaaagttgcatttggttttaaaaattgtcCACCCTAATTTAAGGATCTTATTTGCTGTAAATTCGATCAGTCTGGACTCTAGAAGAGGACCTGAAGTATTTTGTCCGTTTCAAATTCATAGAGCTTTTTTCCATGGTGTTTTTGCTCCCAAGTCTCAACCCCAACTCAAATCAGAACATAGAGAGCCGCGCTGTCCTAAATCGCCAAGGTCTTATGATCACGGTAATGCAAATAGGCTTTCTTTTTCTAGCGACTACAAATTCCGGTGAATTGTACATATTGGATTGCAAGCTTATTACTCCGTTCAATGGTGGATCAGACCGTTGACAATCTTATCTGAAAATTAATTGACATCAATTGAAAAAAGTTAAAGCTTTTTCTAGCATTCAAAATCGCACCCTGCAAGGCATAAGAGCCGTTCGCATGAGCATAGTGCTACTATTACACCTCAACAATAATTCCATCAACGTGACATTCCGTAACTCAAACCCACAACCTTGACTTTGATATCATTTGTTGGAGTGGACCTTTGATCATTTCATATGAAAATTAATTGACGTCCTGTGAAAAAAGCCAAAGCCTTTGATTGGCATTCACCCCTATCATTCATgaagttcaaattttttattaatactcATAATATCCAACTCACAGTTCAAGTACAATGACTTAATAAACATTTATTAATTCTTGTAAAGTCCTTACTACTCGAACCTAGATGATCTCTAGCTAGTTCAAAAGAATTGGAGAGGAACCGATTACTTCTATTATGAGGGCAAAATGctaattttagtttttgtttggatCATTTTACCCTCATGTTTTAAGTAACCGGCTCTTCTTCTGTTCTTTTGAACTGGAAAGGATCCTAGTTCTTATTATCAACACTATCGAGGGTATAATTCAGTAATAGATACTTCATTTACAGACATTGGTATTGATTTGCTTGTAGATTGATCTGACTCTTGCTCCATTAAAGGCTTTTGTCCCGTTCGACTATGAAGGAAATATACTGGTTGTCGAGGAAGTGATGATGGCAAAGAAACAGATTGACTGTTCAGCATGAGAACTATGGATGCCATTGTGGGTCTTTCAGTTGGATCATCCTGTACAGAGAGTACACCAATATGGAGACATCTGATGACTTGATCTCTTGAGTAAGAATTTCCCATATTTGGATCCAACACTTGCAAGGGCGTTCCATCCGTCCAGTGTTTCCAAGCCTGCACCAATTAGATAAGTAATGGTACAATATTACATGGATGTGATGATGTTTGCATTAACATAGGAAAACAACATCAGAATATTTGGTTCATACTACTTACAAAGCTCAAAAGGTCCTCGTCACCATCTGATTGATAGAAAGAACTGACTTTCTTGCCACTTACGATTTCAAGAATTAGGACACCAAAACTATACACGTCGGACTTTACAGAGAACTGTCCATGCATAGCATATTCTGGAGCCATATAACCACTACAAACCAGCATCATGGATACAACAATATTATTTGTAAGAAAGTCGTGCTCACTTGCTTATGTAAACAATGCAATGcacataacatatttaattaacaaCATGAATCCACAGATACATTCATGCTGCCATGAAGGTTAGAGCGAAAAGCATGCATCTCTAAAGCAAATTTCTAGTATATTAGATtggccttttaaaaaaaaccttttcCCATTAACTATAGTTAATTTGTTAGTAcagtaaaaaaatcaattaacctATATTGATTCTAAAACCATGTCTTTAATTCTCttacaaaaatcattttagttGCAGAAATGGGCAAACATTAAAAACTTACTATGTGCCAACAACTCTACTGGTGTTTCCTTGAGTTTGATCAACTCCAAAAATCTTTGCCataccaaaatctgaaatttttgcaTTCATATCTCCATCTAACAAAATGTTACTGGCTTTAAGATCACGATGTATAATTCTAAGTCgagaatcttcatgaagataaagaagccctCGAGCGATCCCTCCAATAATATTATAACGACTCGACCAATCTAGTTGTCCTTGACTTGCAGGTTCTGTACATTCATCAAAACTCAATATTCAGGTTAGAATATATAATCAACTCAagtaagataaatatttaacttatTCATCTAATTGAAAAGTAAAACTCAAATGAACTAAATACTAATATAGAAAAACAATTTAATCTATTTATCTCTTGTTAGTTCAACTACACtcaataaatttgttaatagttaattaagaaaatgacaTCCTATTTGccaagggaagaaaaaaaaaaaaaaaaacactaattgTAAGTTGAGCCTTTCTTAAATGGATTGTAAAGCCTTGCATTTCATATGACATACAAGAAAATTAGACATATGTTCATAAGGGACAAACCATATAAAAAGTAGTCAAGGCTTTTGTTGAGCACAAATTCATAGATAAGTATCTTTTCCTCTCCATGCAAGCAAAATCCCAATAGCCTTACGAGATTTCTGTGTTGAAGCTTGGCTACTAATATCATCTCAGTTTtaaattcttcttttccttgCCCAGAGGTTCTCGACAGCCTCTTCACAGCTATTTCTTGTCCATTAGGCAGTACACCCTGAATATGTACTTTAACTAGTCATTAGAATAATTTGCCATTTACAGTTCATATAATCCAAACATCAAATGCTTCAGAAATGTCAGATTTTGATGCACTAAATTTTTGTGAACTTAAATTATTAGAAACTTTACAAAAGTaaacaaacaaggaaaaggaaTCTTGTACCTTGTAAACTGCGCCGAATCCGCCTTCACCAAGCTTATTATCATCTGAAAACTTGTTGGTGGCAATTTCAATTGTAGCAAGATCAAATTGCAAGGACTCTACCGTTGTAATATCATCATTTGCATGCGCAGCTACACCACAAAACGGTAAATTAATGTAAGTAATAACAAGTTAAACATCAGGAAATATGAGATTaatgcacaaaatcaaaaattATGTATTGTTTACCATTCTCTT
Coding sequences within it:
- the LOC132168821 gene encoding cysteine-rich receptor-like protein kinase 10 is translated as MVMITMGSPGFNLCLTTLFVLPLLIAFLSQTRTEAAATYVYHNCPNATNFTATYENNRNHLLASLSSNATRATGFYNTTASTPNSVDTIYGLFLCRGDISAADCRDCVSGATEDVVERCPKAKDAVAWYEYCMLRYANQYFFSSMVTDPGIYMWNTVNVSEPSRFDQLVRTTMNDLASGISNVGAGAKKFGTKEANFTALQTLYTLAQCTLDISRSDCNSCLQRAIASLPGCCGGKQGGRILFPSCNVRFEVYPFYQSLNTSAPTPSTPALVPPPPGSVTAPKGKDTISALTIVAIVVPISVSIVLFVIGYCFVINRRARKKYNAIQQENAAHANDDITTVESLQFDLATIEIATNKFSDDNKLGEGGFGAVYKGVLPNGQEIAVKRLSRTSGQGKEEFKTEMILVAKLQHRNLVRLLGFCLHGEEKILIYEFVLNKSLDYFLYEPASQGQLDWSSRYNIIGGIARGLLYLHEDSRLRIIHRDLKASNILLDGDMNAKISDFGMAKIFGVDQTQGNTSRVVGTYGYMAPEYAMHGQFSVKSDVYSFGVLILEIVSGKKVSSFYQSDGDEDLLSFAWKHWTDGTPLQVLDPNMGNSYSRDQVIRCLHIGVLSVQDDPTERPTMASIVLMLNSQSVSLPSSLPRQPVYFLHSRTGQKPLMEQESDQSTSKSIPMSVNEVSITELYPR